The Blattabacterium sp. DPU genome includes a window with the following:
- the hisB gene encoding bifunctional histidinol-phosphatase/imidazoleglycerol-phosphate dehydratase HisB, whose protein sequence is MRKILFIDRDGTIIQECPTTYQIDSIDKINFYPKVIFFLSKIVQELNYDLVMITNQDGLGTDRFPDNIFWPIHNHILNILKTEGINFISVHIDKTFPEEKSPNRKPGIGMLKNYLKSDLYNISESFVIGDRLTDVLLAKNLGCKSIWIRNNHSYKNLTKEEKNYYDNIDEKDLKEITSLKTDNWEKIYEYLSSITTKKFVFQRKTLETSVKITIFLYGKGRSHIQTGLGFFDHLLQQMAFHSSIDLNIQTKGDLYVDDHHTIEDTGITLGEIFNQALENKIGIERYGFYSLPMDESLATIALDLGGRSQFFWKVKFLREKIGKVSTEMFFHFFKSFSLSAKCNLHIHAIGKNDHHKIESIFKCFGRAIKMAIQKNSFAKKIPSTKGIL, encoded by the coding sequence ATGAGAAAAATATTGTTCATTGACAGAGATGGCACTATTATACAAGAATGTCCTACTACTTATCAAATTGATTCTATTGATAAAATCAATTTTTATCCAAAAGTTATATTTTTTTTGTCAAAAATTGTGCAAGAATTGAATTACGATTTAGTGATGATAACTAATCAAGATGGATTGGGTACGGATCGATTTCCTGATAATATTTTTTGGCCGATACATAATCATATATTAAATATTTTAAAAACTGAGGGGATTAATTTTATTTCTGTCCATATAGATAAAACTTTTCCAGAAGAGAAATCACCCAATAGAAAACCCGGTATAGGAATGTTAAAAAATTATTTAAAATCAGATTTGTACAATATTTCTGAATCTTTTGTTATTGGAGATAGATTAACAGATGTTTTGTTGGCTAAAAATTTAGGATGCAAATCTATATGGATAAGAAATAATCATTCTTATAAAAATTTAACAAAAGAAGAAAAAAATTACTATGATAATATAGATGAAAAAGATCTAAAAGAAATAACATCTTTAAAAACTGATAATTGGGAAAAAATTTATGAATATTTATCATCAATCACAACGAAAAAATTTGTTTTTCAACGAAAAACATTAGAAACAAGTGTAAAAATTACCATTTTTCTTTATGGAAAAGGAAGATCTCATATTCAAACAGGACTTGGATTTTTTGATCATCTTCTCCAACAAATGGCATTTCATAGTTCAATAGATTTAAATATTCAAACAAAAGGAGATCTATACGTAGATGATCATCATACTATAGAAGATACTGGTATTACTTTAGGAGAAATTTTTAATCAAGCTTTAGAAAATAAAATAGGAATAGAACGTTATGGATTTTATTCTCTTCCTATGGATGAAAGTTTGGCTACAATAGCATTAGATCTTGGAGGAAGAAGTCAATTTTTTTGGAAGGTAAAATTCTTAAGGGAAAAAATAGGGAAAGTTTCTACTGAAATGTTTTTCCATTTTTTTAAATCCTTTTCTTTATCCGCAAAATGTAATTTACATATTCATGCTATAGGAAAAAATGATCATCATAAAATAGAATCTATTTTTAAATGTTTTGGAAGAGCTATTAAAATGGCTATACAAAAAAATTCTTTTGCTAAAAAAATACCTAGTACTAAAGGTATTTTGTAA
- the hisF gene encoding imidazole glycerol phosphate synthase subunit HisF → MLAKRIIPCLDIKNGRTVKGINFKHLKDAGDPIQLAYWYTKQGADELIFLDITATNEKRKTLISLVKDISRHINIPFTVGGGVREEKDVELLLNAGADKISINTAAFKNPNLLENLSKRFGSQCVVLAIDTKYEGDGWWVYLNGGRISTHTKALDWAKEGISRGAGEILLTSMNHDGTKNGFALDITRKISENIFTPVIASGGAGKLEDFYKIFEKGKADAALAASIFHYREIKIPKLKCYLNQLYIPVRTTIVENMNI, encoded by the coding sequence ATGTTAGCTAAACGTATTATTCCTTGTTTGGACATTAAAAATGGAAGAACCGTAAAAGGAATAAATTTTAAACATTTAAAAGATGCAGGAGATCCAATACAATTAGCTTATTGGTATACAAAACAAGGAGCAGATGAACTAATATTTTTAGATATCACAGCTACAAATGAAAAACGTAAAACATTAATTAGTTTAGTCAAAGATATATCCCGTCATATTAATATTCCTTTTACAGTTGGAGGAGGAGTTAGAGAGGAAAAAGATGTAGAACTATTGTTAAATGCAGGGGCAGATAAAATATCGATTAATACTGCAGCTTTTAAAAACCCAAATCTTTTAGAAAATCTTTCTAAAAGATTTGGAAGTCAATGTGTTGTTTTGGCTATTGATACTAAATATGAAGGGGATGGATGGTGGGTATATTTAAATGGAGGAAGAATTTCTACTCATACTAAAGCCCTAGATTGGGCTAAGGAAGGAATTAGTAGAGGAGCTGGAGAGATTTTATTAACTTCAATGAATCATGATGGAACAAAAAATGGATTTGCATTAGATATTACCAGGAAAATATCCGAAAATATTTTTACTCCGGTAATTGCTTCAGGTGGAGCTGGAAAATTAGAAGATTTTTATAAAATATTTGAAAAAGGAAAAGCAGATGCTGCATTAGCTGCTAGTATATTTCACTATAGGGAAATAAAAATTCCAAAATTAAAATGTTATTTAAATCAACTTTATATACCTGTAAGAACTACAATAGTAGAAAATATGAACATATAA
- a CDS encoding 7-carboxy-7-deazaguanine synthase QueE, with amino-acid sequence MKEISYPIKESFFSIQGEGHYCGTAAYFIRFEGCNIKCNWCDTKESWYIKKKDFIPIHKIIDNIKNYKVKTIVITGGEPTMWNLYPLIKKLKKKGYRIHIETSGSYPIKDEYLDWITISPKKIKLPLRENYKKINELKIVISDEKDFFFAEKQSTYIVDPNCFLFLQPEWNNIENIIPKIISYIKENPKWRISLQIHKILNIP; translated from the coding sequence ATGAAAGAAATTAGTTATCCTATAAAAGAATCATTTTTTTCTATTCAAGGAGAGGGACATTATTGTGGAACAGCTGCATATTTTATTCGTTTTGAAGGATGTAATATAAAATGTAATTGGTGCGATACTAAAGAAAGTTGGTATATAAAAAAAAAGGATTTTATTCCAATTCATAAAATTATTGATAATATCAAAAATTATAAAGTAAAAACTATTGTAATTACCGGAGGAGAACCTACAATGTGGAATTTGTATCCTTTAATTAAAAAATTAAAAAAAAAAGGATATCGTATTCATATCGAAACTTCAGGTTCTTATCCTATAAAAGATGAATATTTAGATTGGATAACAATTTCTCCTAAAAAAATAAAACTTCCTTTACGAGAAAATTATAAAAAAATAAATGAATTAAAAATTGTAATTTCCGATGAAAAAGATTTTTTTTTCGCAGAAAAGCAATCTACTTATATAGTAGATCCTAACTGTTTTTTATTTTTACAACCCGAATGGAATAATATAGAAAATATTATTCCAAAAATAATTTCTTATATCAAAGAAAATCCTAAATGGAGAATATCTTTACAAATTCATAAAATATTAAACATTCCTTAA
- the rsmA gene encoding 16S rRNA (adenine(1518)-N(6)/adenine(1519)-N(6))-dimethyltransferase RsmA: MHKLFFKKKFDQHFLKDQNIAKKIVNHLSFENYNTVVEVGPGLGILTQYLLNNPYNHIFLIEIDQELIYFLKNKFLISKNQIIHKNFLKWNPKEINLNNFAIIGNFPYKISSQILFHILKYSLYIPECVGMFQKEVAKRITSHKGKKTYGILSVLVQTFYNVKYLFPVKEKVFYPIPNVQSAVISLKRKNEPISCNKNILFQCVKAAFNQRRKKLKNSLQLFKNIKNFHKMPFLNKRAEELSVKEFLQLTKEIEIRK, from the coding sequence ATGCATAAACTTTTTTTTAAAAAAAAATTTGATCAACACTTTCTGAAAGATCAAAATATAGCTAAAAAAATTGTTAATCATCTTTCTTTTGAAAATTACAATACAGTGGTAGAGGTTGGACCAGGATTAGGAATTCTAACTCAATATTTATTAAATAATCCATATAATCATATTTTTTTGATAGAAATTGATCAAGAATTAATTTATTTTCTAAAAAATAAATTCTTGATTTCTAAGAATCAAATTATACATAAAAATTTCTTAAAATGGAATCCTAAAGAAATAAACTTAAATAATTTTGCAATTATTGGTAATTTTCCTTATAAAATTTCTTCTCAAATATTATTTCATATATTAAAATATAGTCTCTACATTCCAGAATGTGTAGGAATGTTTCAGAAAGAAGTGGCAAAACGGATAACATCTCATAAAGGAAAAAAGACTTATGGAATTTTATCAGTGTTGGTCCAAACATTTTATAATGTGAAATATCTTTTTCCCGTAAAAGAAAAGGTTTTTTATCCAATACCTAATGTACAATCTGCCGTCATCTCTTTAAAAAGAAAAAATGAACCTATTTCTTGCAATAAAAATATATTGTTTCAATGTGTTAAAGCCGCTTTTAATCAAAGAAGAAAAAAACTAAAAAATTCTTTACAATTATTCAAAAATATTAAAAATTTTCATAAAATGCCATTCTTAAATAAAAGAGCAGAAGAATTATCTGTAAAAGAATTCCTTCAATTAACAAAAGAAATAGAAATTAGAAAATGA
- a CDS encoding bifunctional 5,10-methylenetetrahydrofolate dehydrogenase/5,10-methenyltetrahydrofolate cyclohydrolase yields MTKLLDGNMLATEIRSEISHTLEKEILNKNKRIPHLGIILTGNNRSSITYVNNKIKECKNIGIKYSLIHLPVNTLEKKLLEEIKKMNQNPYIDGFIVQFPLEKHINQDKVILTINPTKDVDGFHPENFGKMALDMKAFFPATALGILTILDKYKIKISGKHTVIIGRSKIVGRPISILMSRRNHPGNSTVTLTHSKTPNIEYYTKQADIIIVAVGKPGFLKGKMIKEGSIIIDVGINNYEKKILGDVDFDSVNGKASYLTPVPGGIGPMTRVMLLKNTLIAALNNR; encoded by the coding sequence ATTACTAAATTATTAGATGGAAATATGTTAGCTACAGAAATAAGAAGTGAAATATCCCATACTTTAGAAAAAGAAATATTAAATAAAAATAAACGAATTCCTCATCTTGGTATTATTTTAACAGGAAATAACCGTTCTAGCATAACATATGTTAATAATAAAATTAAGGAATGCAAAAATATTGGAATTAAATATTCTTTAATCCATTTACCTGTAAATACTTTAGAAAAAAAATTACTCGAAGAAATAAAAAAAATGAATCAAAATCCATACATAGATGGTTTTATTGTACAATTTCCTTTAGAAAAACATATAAATCAAGACAAAGTAATTTTAACTATCAATCCTACAAAAGATGTAGATGGATTTCATCCTGAAAATTTTGGAAAAATGGCTTTAGACATGAAAGCTTTTTTTCCTGCTACTGCATTAGGTATATTAACCATTTTAGATAAATATAAAATTAAAATATCTGGAAAACATACTGTAATAATTGGAAGAAGCAAGATAGTGGGAAGACCAATAAGTATACTTATGAGTAGAAGAAATCATCCTGGAAATAGTACAGTAACTCTTACTCATAGTAAAACTCCGAATATAGAATATTATACTAAACAAGCCGACATTATTATAGTGGCCGTAGGAAAACCAGGATTTCTTAAAGGAAAAATGATTAAAGAAGGGTCTATTATTATAGATGTAGGAATCAATAATTATGAAAAAAAAATACTAGGAGATGTCGATTTCGATAGTGTTAATGGAAAAGCTTCTTATCTAACTCCCGTTCCAGGAGGAATAGGTCCTATGACTCGTGTTATGCTCCTAAAAAATACTTTAATAGCCGCATTAAATAATAGATAG
- the hisH gene encoding imidazole glycerol phosphate synthase subunit HisH, with the protein MKTIIIKYPAGNVQSVLFSLERIGVQATVTDSKESIQNAEKIILPGVGEANCAMKYLKEKKLDLLLSKLKQPVLGICLGMQLLCNFSEESSTTCIGIFDLLVKKFQSNDKKDKVPQIGWNTIHKLKGSLFENIPDGSYQYFVHSYYVPLGKYTTAKTEYIVNYSAALQKNNFYAVQFHPEKSSYVGHKILENFIRL; encoded by the coding sequence ATGAAAACAATTATTATAAAATATCCTGCAGGAAATGTACAATCGGTTCTTTTTTCTTTAGAAAGAATAGGAGTACAAGCTACAGTAACAGATTCTAAAGAATCGATACAAAATGCAGAAAAAATTATTTTACCTGGAGTTGGAGAAGCTAATTGTGCTATGAAATATTTAAAAGAAAAAAAATTGGATTTACTTTTATCTAAATTAAAACAACCTGTATTGGGTATATGTTTGGGAATGCAATTACTTTGTAATTTTTCAGAGGAAAGTAGCACTACATGCATAGGAATTTTTGATTTATTAGTAAAAAAGTTTCAATCTAACGATAAAAAAGATAAAGTACCTCAAATAGGTTGGAATACAATTCACAAATTAAAAGGATCTTTATTTGAAAATATACCAGATGGTAGTTATCAATATTTTGTTCATAGTTATTATGTTCCTTTAGGAAAATATACAACTGCAAAAACGGAATATATAGTCAATTATAGTGCTGCATTACAAAAAAATAATTTTTATGCTGTACAGTTTCATCCTGAAAAATCTTCTTATGTGGGACATAAAATATTAGAAAATTTTATTAGATTATAA
- the hisIE gene encoding bifunctional phosphoribosyl-AMP cyclohydrolase/phosphoribosyl-ATP diphosphatase HisIE: MKINFKKGLIPVIVQDSKTDKVLMLGYMNDEAYKKSIDEKKVTFYSRSKKRLWTKGEISKNYLLIQDILIDCDKDTLLIKAIPTGPICHEGSDTCWKEMNNKNFIFHLENIISDRIKKKQENSYIYQLSKKGINKISQKLGEEAVELIIESKDNNKNLFLNESADLLFHYLILLKEKGFKIQDVINILENRHSKS, from the coding sequence ATGAAAATAAATTTTAAAAAAGGTTTGATCCCTGTAATTGTTCAAGATTCAAAAACAGATAAAGTATTAATGCTAGGGTATATGAATGATGAAGCTTACAAAAAGAGCATTGATGAAAAAAAAGTTACTTTTTATAGTCGATCAAAAAAAAGATTGTGGACTAAAGGTGAAATAAGTAAAAATTATCTTTTAATTCAAGACATATTAATAGATTGTGATAAAGATACATTATTAATTAAGGCAATACCAACAGGTCCTATTTGTCACGAAGGTTCAGATACATGTTGGAAAGAAATGAACAATAAAAATTTTATATTTCATTTGGAAAATATAATATCGGATAGAATCAAAAAAAAACAAGAAAATTCTTATATATATCAATTATCAAAAAAAGGGATCAACAAAATATCTCAAAAATTAGGAGAAGAAGCTGTAGAACTTATCATTGAATCCAAAGACAATAATAAAAATTTATTTTTAAATGAGTCAGCAGACTTACTTTTTCATTATCTCATTCTTTTGAAAGAAAAAGGATTTAAAATACAAGACGTGATTAATATTCTAGAAAATAGACATTCAAAATCTTAA
- the hisA gene encoding 1-(5-phosphoribosyl)-5-[(5-phosphoribosylamino)methylideneamino]imidazole-4-carboxamide isomerase yields MDIIVAIDLIDGKCVRLIQGDFERKKIYHKNPLEIALILENHGISRLHLVDLDGAKKGKVVHWKILENIAKHTHLIIDFGGGLHSEEDIRTVFENGGHMATVGSIAVKKPFLLKKWIYTYGGDKILLGVDVKDNKIATNGWTKFSDYPFLDFLQEKSNHGVKKVFCTDISRDGVLSGPSFLLYKKIIEKFPNIEFIASGGISNMDDVDQLFNLGCSGVIIGKAVYENKISLSDLKDWIRKKNNNKSIC; encoded by the coding sequence ATGGATATAATAGTAGCTATAGATTTGATTGATGGTAAATGTGTTCGTTTAATACAAGGTGATTTTGAAAGGAAAAAAATTTATCATAAAAATCCTCTAGAAATAGCTCTTATATTGGAAAATCATGGAATATCTAGACTACATTTAGTAGATTTAGATGGAGCAAAAAAAGGAAAAGTAGTTCATTGGAAAATTTTAGAGAATATTGCAAAACATACACATTTAATCATAGACTTTGGAGGAGGACTTCATTCTGAAGAGGATATACGTACTGTATTTGAAAATGGAGGGCATATGGCTACTGTAGGAAGTATTGCTGTTAAAAAACCTTTTCTATTAAAAAAATGGATTTATACTTATGGAGGAGATAAAATATTATTAGGGGTAGATGTTAAAGATAATAAAATAGCAACTAATGGATGGACTAAATTTAGTGATTATCCATTTTTAGATTTTTTACAAGAAAAAAGTAATCATGGAGTTAAAAAAGTTTTTTGCACAGATATATCTAGAGATGGAGTGTTATCAGGGCCTTCTTTTCTTTTATATAAAAAAATTATTGAAAAATTTCCAAATATTGAGTTTATCGCAAGTGGAGGAATTAGTAATATGGATGATGTAGATCAATTATTTAATTTAGGTTGTAGTGGAGTCATTATTGGAAAAGCTGTATATGAAAATAAAATATCATTATCTGATCTTAAAGATTGGATAAGAAAAAAAAATAATAATAAATCAATATGTTAG